GCTTTGTATGACTAAATACATGTGTTATAAACTAGCTTACTTTTCTGCATGCATCCATCGAAAACTGCTTAAATACACTTAATTTCACGTTTCGCCCGCTGAATTTTCGTGCCGAAGGCATAATTTAGGTCCCCTTTTTtttctcacccttttcttaaaGGAAAAAATCGACTGATTTGACGGAGAACGGGAAGCATAGGAATCGAAATAGAGTCTTTGTTACCCTCATTCGTCGATTGAAGGGAGACAACGTATCTGCagttgcagatgtctatgagGAGCGGTCGCTTCACTAATTCGGTGAAtttaggtggccgcttgcttgtttgtcaccttacgatttaaaaaatcctCCGGCATTTCCACATTTCTTCGTTGATTCCATTCCTTCtattaaattacacaaaacTAAAATCTTGATTAAACTAATGCATAGCTAATTGAAAAAACGAAAACAGATAAAGATTTCGAATCATTGCAATTATAAAGCATTAACCATGAAGCTCGTGaagatatttgtaattatttatgtagttAAATCAATCGAGGGCTGCAGGGGGCCTGTCCCGACCGGGGTAACGAAGCCGCCGGGGCAGAGGGACTGGGATAAATGGAATCTGCCACCTTATAACGATGATTGGGCGGGGTTTGTTGATTTATTAGGAACGAGGGAGATCAAAAAGGACAAATCGGCGAACTATGGCGTAGAAGACGACCGTATAAAAGACGTACCAGGATTTCCCAGTAGATGGATGGGTATGACAATTCTACATCTATCAGTATTATGCGGATATCCAAATTCCAAGTTTCGACAAGGAACCAAAATCAATCTGGCAAAGGCGTTTatcttttttcatattttatacatctCTTCAAATATATAAGACTTAGGCAGCTAGATAACGTATGAAATTGATAACATTTTACACTCTTTAATGTTGGAAGCAACAGATGAGGCAATTTCTGCTCTCCGCAGTTCATGATTTCATTTACATTGTTTcatttagtttgttttaatatatgcCACTAAACAGTTTACTGTCATAGATGTTGGACCTGGTAATCCTGGACATGATCCACCGAGCAATGCTAAGGTTGTTGGTTATGTTGGGCAAGCCGCATATTGTCTGGATCTAGCTGACAAAGGAACTGGTACAACATTTTGGTATTTGCGGTAAGATTGGTTAAAGGATTAATTGAGCCCCAAGATGATATCGAGTTTTGCACCTAGTGTAAAATTTGTTTCGCTTTTTGGATTTAGTATCTTGATTGTCACTGTAGGTTTGAATTGCACTAACAGCTATTCCGAGTAATTATTAAGAACCTCACAAATACTAGAACTacgtacaaattaataatgttgtattaaattttccaGATGGTATTACGATCATATGCGAGGTCGTTGCAGAAGGTTCGTGTACTCCGGTTTCGGTGGGAATGCTAATCGGTTCATAGACAAGTTGACATGCGAAAAGAATTGCAAGCACCCTCCACAACCTTGCTGCGTTTCCGAAGTAAAGATTGACTTCGAAAAATTCTTAAACCCTGATGGGGCACCAACCTTTGGTTAATCAATTAGTAATATCGGTCGACACGTAAGCTGGTTTTAAATGAACATGTAGTAATAATCAAACGGTTAAATTTTGCTTAcattgaaacaaaattattagtatttctgttttaaataaaatatactggAGTTATTGTCACAATTTATTTCCACCTCGTACATAAGTAAAcctaataacataaaaaacattacattgatactaaaaaa
This DNA window, taken from Papilio machaon chromosome 16, ilPapMach1.1, whole genome shotgun sequence, encodes the following:
- the LOC106715726 gene encoding uncharacterized protein LOC106715726, which encodes MKLVKIFVIIYVVKSIEGCRGPVPTGVTKPPGQRDWDKWNLPPYNDDWAGFVDLLGTREIKKDKSANYGVEDDRIKDVPGFPSRWMDVGPGNPGHDPPSNAKVVGYVGQAAYCLDLADKGTGTTFWYLRWYYDHMRGRCRRFVYSGFGGNANRFIDKLTCEKNCKHPPQPCCVSEVKIDFEKFLNPDGAPTFG